The following coding sequences are from one Rutidosis leptorrhynchoides isolate AG116_Rl617_1_P2 chromosome 11, CSIRO_AGI_Rlap_v1, whole genome shotgun sequence window:
- the LOC139874823 gene encoding uncharacterized protein, producing MKRSGWVDVLPKVLWAHRTTHKNSTGETPFSLVYGLEAVIPAEITVPTERILSYSKGENDERLLTNLNYTEERREMAAIREAAKNQHISKYYDKRVRARTYKVGDLVWRDNQASRAQNTGKLGPNWEGPYKVIGISNSRTYKLAELNGNPIKRT from the coding sequence ATGAAGCGCAGCGGATGGGTAGATGTGTTACCCAAAGTCCTATGGGCACACAGAACGACGCACAAGAACAGCACAGGAGAGACACCATTCAGTCTGGTGTACGGTTTAGAGGCAGTAATCCCAGCAGAGATAACTGTTCCAACAGAAAGAATTTTGTCATACAGCAAAGGCGAGAATGACGAAAGATTGCTCACTAACCTGAACTACACAGAGGAGCGCAGAGAAATGGCGGCCATCAGAGAAGCCGCCAAAAATCAGCACATTTCAAAATATTACGACAAGCGCGTAAGGGCAAGAACGTACAAGGTAGGAGACCTTGTGTGGCGCGACAACCAAGCAAGCAGGGCCCAAAACACTGGAAAGTTAGGGCCAAACTGGGAAGGACCTTACAAGGTCATTGGGATCAGTAACAGCAGAACTTACAAACTGGCAGAGCTTAATGGAAATCCAATCAAGCGGACCTAG